In Macrobrachium rosenbergii isolate ZJJX-2024 chromosome 49, ASM4041242v1, whole genome shotgun sequence, the following are encoded in one genomic region:
- the LOC136832350 gene encoding tRNA-specific adenosine deaminase 2, whose translation MALTDQENDWMSAAFDQAKEALIAGEVPVGCVFIHEGEVRARGRNTVNATRNATRHAEMNCIDQILEWCQSNNVNYWDVFKCIDVYVTVEPCGMCADILGKLCIRKVVFGCSNDRFGGCGSVIDVPKLYGYSFNITRGVRAEEAIGLLKDFYKGENPNAPTGKAKRKNSR comes from the coding sequence ATGGCTTTGACTGATCAAGAAAATGACTGGATGTCAGCAGCTTTTGACCAAGCTAAAGAGGCTCTGATAGCGGGGGAGGTACCTGtgggttgtgtttttattcatgaGGGTGAAGTTAGAGCTAGGGGGAGAAATACTGTAAATGCTACTCGTAATGCAACGAGGCATGCAGAAATGAATTGCATAGATCAAATTCTGGAGTGGTGCCAGTCCAATAATGTAAACTACTGGGACGTTTTCAAATGCATTGATGTATACGTGACTGTTGAACCTTGTGGTATGTGTGCAGACATTCTTGGAAAACTCTGCATCAGAAAAGTTGTTTTTGGCTGTTCAAATGATAGATTTGGAGGATGTGGCTCTGTCATTGATGTACCAAAGTTATATGGCTACTCCTTTAATATCACTAGAGGCGTCAGAGCAGAAGAGGCTATTGGgcttttgaaagatttttataaaggagaaaatccTAATGCTCCAACAGGTAaagcaaagaggaaaaacagTAGGTGA
- the HemK2 gene encoding methyltransferase N6AMT1 produces the protein MAVTVSEFVKIKTPVFSHITSEDLEHIYEPSEDTFLLIDALEKDLEFIQKIHPTLCLEVGSGSGVVITALGSVLGGACQYLSTDINFRACQITEETGKINGVTIKSVCTDLVDDLMEDVRGKVDVLLFNPPYVVTSSEEVGRGDLEYTWAGGERGREVIDRFLPAVQSLLSSKGLFYLLVLKENDPVDIENIMTQQGFICRCVMTRKTGPEHLSVLRFSQS, from the coding sequence ATGGCTGTGACAGTGAGTgagtttgttaaaataaaaaccccTGTTTTCTCTCATATAACATCAGAGGATCTTGAGCATATCTATGAACCTTCAGAAGATACATTCCTCTTAATAGATGCCTTGGAAAAGGATTTAGAGTTTATTCAAAAGATTCATCCTACGTTGTGTTTAGAGGTAGGTTCAGGATCAGGGGTGGTTATAACAGCCTTGGGAAGTGTTTTAGGTGGTGCTTGCCAGTATTTGAGTACCGACATAAATTTTCGTGCCTGTCAAATCACAGAAGAAACGGGTAAAATCAATGGGGTGACCATTAAATCTGTTTGCACTGATTTGGTAGACGACCTTATGGAGGATGTGAGAGGAAAGGTGGATGTGCTCCTGTTTAATCCACCATATGTAGTTACCTCATCTGAAGAAGTTGGTAGAGGGGATTTGGAATACACTTGGGCTGGCGGTGAAAGAGGACGAGAAGTGATTGACAGATTCTTACCAGCTGTGCAGTCACTCTTGTCTTCCAAGGGactcttttatttattggttCTAAAAGAGAATGATCCTGTAGATATTGAGAACATCATGACACAACAAGGGTTTATTTGTAGATGTGTAATGACGCGCAAGACTGGTCCAGAACACCTTTCTGTGTTGAGATTTTCTCAAAGTTAA
- the Snapin gene encoding SNARE-associated protein Snapin codes for MADTESTCTSVDDRTEDLVSPTRDALVDGIVGLLKPCLDQLDERVRATRLSQSELHQQLEGLAAELARVQEQCQCPLQLDSYIKKLQNAKRKVVVVNNILQNTQDRLNKLHLQVNKETARRRALLETTSPSATPSTSLHAP; via the exons ATGGCGGACACAGAGAGCACTTGTACTAGTGTTGACGATAGAACAGAGGATCTAGTTTCACCTACACGAGATGCATTAGTTGACGGAATCGTGGGATTGTTAAAGCCGTGTTTAGATCAATTAGATGAGAGAGTCCGTGCTACTAG gtTAAGTCAGAGTGAGTTACATCAGCAGTTAGAAGGACTTGCAGCTGAATTGGCACGGGTACAAGAACAGTGTCAGTGCCCTTTGCAACTTGATTCATACATCAAAAAGCTCCAGAATGCTAAGAGGAAGGTGGTTGTAGTTAACAATATTCTTCAGAATACGCAG GACCGTCTCAATAAGCTtcatttacaagtaaacaaagaAACAGCACGTAGAAGAGCTTTGCTGGAGACTACATCACCATCTGCTACACCGTCTACTTCACTTCATGCACcttaa